A section of the Bradyrhizobium oligotrophicum S58 genome encodes:
- the rsmH gene encoding 16S rRNA (cytosine(1402)-N(4))-methyltransferase RsmH produces MPPARPMRAGVRAWGWRGIDRPGRWLGELTGREDRRRDGLAAEQSQSETAASSRGWRVSTADQRHIPVLGPEAVEMLAPRDGGTYLDATFGAGGYTRLILQTPGTRVLGIDRDSTAIAGGAGLVAEAGGRLTLVESRFSAIADVCVSQGLARIDGIVMDVGVSSMQLDSAARGFSFRFDGPLDMRMGGAGPTAADIVAHAAERDLADVIYIFGEERHSRGVARAIVAARKEQPITTTRQLADIVARVVRSKPGDIHPATRTFQALRILVNEELDELEQALSAAERILAPGGRLAVVSFHSLEDRIVKTFLAERSKTGGGSRHLPEIAQETPSFHLLNRKPVVAAETEIEANPRARSAKLRGAERTAAPAHVPPSSSPWPRLADVLRGG; encoded by the coding sequence ATGCCGCCGGCACGACCAATGCGTGCCGGCGTTCGCGCATGGGGTTGGCGGGGCATCGACCGTCCCGGGAGATGGCTTGGCGAGTTGACGGGGCGCGAGGATCGAAGGCGCGATGGGCTCGCTGCCGAGCAAAGTCAGTCTGAAACAGCGGCATCCTCGCGGGGGTGGCGCGTGAGCACGGCTGACCAGCGGCACATCCCGGTGCTGGGTCCGGAAGCGGTCGAGATGCTCGCACCGCGCGACGGCGGAACCTATCTCGACGCGACGTTCGGCGCCGGCGGTTACACACGCCTGATCTTGCAGACGCCGGGCACACGCGTGCTCGGAATCGACCGCGACAGCACCGCGATCGCCGGCGGCGCCGGTCTCGTCGCGGAAGCGGGTGGTCGCCTGACCCTGGTCGAAAGCCGCTTCTCGGCGATCGCCGATGTCTGTGTGTCGCAGGGCCTTGCCCGGATCGATGGCATCGTCATGGACGTCGGCGTGTCGTCGATGCAGCTCGATTCTGCCGCGCGTGGCTTCTCGTTCAGGTTCGACGGTCCGCTCGACATGCGGATGGGCGGTGCGGGACCGACCGCCGCCGACATCGTCGCGCACGCCGCCGAGCGCGACTTGGCTGACGTCATCTACATCTTCGGCGAAGAGCGGCATTCGCGTGGCGTGGCGCGCGCGATCGTCGCCGCGCGCAAGGAACAGCCGATCACGACGACGCGGCAGCTCGCCGACATCGTCGCGCGCGTGGTGAGGTCCAAGCCGGGCGACATTCATCCGGCGACCCGGACATTCCAGGCGCTGCGCATTCTCGTCAATGAAGAGCTCGATGAGCTCGAACAGGCGCTGTCTGCGGCCGAGCGCATCCTGGCGCCGGGCGGCCGGCTGGCCGTCGTCTCGTTCCATTCACTTGAGGACCGGATCGTCAAGACGTTCCTCGCCGAGCGCAGCAAGACCGGCGGCGGCTCGCGCCATCTGCCGGAGATCGCCCAGGAGACGCCGAGCTTCCACCTGCTGAACCGCAAGCCGGTCGTGGCTGCGGAGACCGAGATCGAGGCCAATCCTCGCGCGCGTTCCGCCAAGCTGCGCGGCGCGGAACGCACGGCAGCGCCGGCGCACGTCCCGCCATCGTCGTCGCCCTGGCCGCGCCTGGCCGATGTCCTGCGAGGAGGGTGA
- the murD gene encoding UDP-N-acetylmuramoyl-L-alanine--D-glutamate ligase — MIPVTSFAGKTVAVFGLGGSGLASCHALRAGGAEVIAADDGADRMTDAAKAGFITADLRTVSWAHFAALVLAPGVPLTHPVPHWSVLKAREAGVEVIGDIELFCRERRRHAPDAPFVAITGTNGKSTTTALIAHLMRVAGYDTQMGGNIGTAILSLEPPRMGRVHVIEMSSYQIDLTPSLDPSVGILLNVSEDHIDRHGTIANYAAVKERLVAGVKPAGTAIVGVDDGFSRAIADRLDQSGKRVVRISVKNPLADGLYVEHEAIMRSAGGARSEIARLGGIGSLRGQHNAQNAACAAATALALGVKQDVLQQGLRSFPGLAHRMEQVGRLGNVLFVNDSKGTNADATAHALSSFAEIFWIAGGKPKAGGITSLAGFFPRIRKAYLIGEAASEFAGTLGDNVPHDMSGTLEVAVAQAAADAEASGLKDAVVLLSPACASFDQFRNFEIRGTHFRELVQALPGVERVV; from the coding sequence ATGATCCCCGTCACCTCGTTTGCCGGCAAGACGGTCGCCGTATTCGGGCTCGGCGGCTCGGGGCTGGCCTCGTGCCACGCGCTCCGTGCCGGCGGCGCCGAGGTGATCGCGGCCGACGACGGCGCCGACCGGATGACGGACGCCGCGAAGGCGGGTTTCATCACCGCCGATCTGCGCACCGTCTCCTGGGCGCACTTCGCCGCTTTGGTGCTCGCGCCGGGGGTGCCGCTGACCCATCCCGTCCCGCATTGGAGCGTGCTCAAAGCGCGCGAGGCCGGTGTCGAGGTGATCGGCGATATCGAGCTGTTCTGCCGTGAGCGCCGGCGCCACGCGCCGGATGCGCCGTTCGTCGCCATCACCGGCACCAACGGCAAATCGACGACGACGGCACTGATCGCGCATCTGATGCGGGTCGCCGGCTACGACACCCAGATGGGGGGCAATATCGGCACGGCGATCCTGTCGCTGGAGCCGCCGCGGATGGGCCGCGTCCACGTCATCGAGATGTCGTCCTACCAGATCGACCTGACGCCCTCGCTCGATCCGAGCGTCGGAATCCTGCTCAATGTCAGCGAGGATCACATCGATCGCCACGGCACCATCGCGAACTACGCCGCCGTGAAGGAGCGGCTGGTGGCGGGAGTCAAACCTGCGGGCACCGCGATCGTCGGCGTCGACGACGGTTTTTCGCGCGCGATTGCCGACCGGCTCGATCAGTCCGGTAAGCGTGTTGTCCGCATCTCGGTCAAGAACCCGCTGGCCGACGGGCTTTATGTCGAGCACGAGGCCATCATGCGCAGCGCAGGCGGGGCGCGCAGCGAAATCGCGCGACTCGGCGGCATCGGCTCGCTGCGCGGCCAGCACAATGCGCAGAACGCAGCTTGCGCTGCGGCGACCGCGCTTGCGCTAGGCGTAAAGCAGGACGTACTGCAGCAGGGCCTGCGCAGCTTTCCGGGGCTGGCGCATCGGATGGAGCAGGTCGGTCGGCTCGGCAACGTGCTGTTCGTCAACGATTCCAAGGGCACCAACGCGGACGCGACCGCGCATGCGCTGTCGTCCTTCGCCGAGATCTTCTGGATCGCCGGCGGCAAGCCCAAGGCGGGCGGCATCACCAGCCTCGCAGGCTTCTTCCCGCGCATCCGCAAGGCCTATCTGATCGGCGAGGCGGCCTCGGAGTTCGCCGGCACGCTCGGCGACAACGTTCCGCACGACATGTCGGGCACGCTCGAGGTCGCGGTCGCCCAGGCGGCCGCCGACGCGGAGGCCTCGGGATTGAAGGACGCCGTGGTGCTGCTGTCGCCGGCCTGCGCCTCGTTCGACCAGTTCCGCAACTTCGAAATCCGCGGCACGCATTTCCGCGAACTGGTGCAGGCGCTGCCGGGCGTGGAGCGGGTGGTTTAA
- the ftsL gene encoding cell division protein FtsL has product MRLLHLVVICSLIFAAAYVYRIKMDSTARVERVLQLRAEIREQREAIAILRSEWAKLDAPLRLQGLVERHLPLKPLNATQYDSLKNLPERPPRFTRPDNPDPIGSMIDTIDAINEEPPVTGSVPRPEDQQ; this is encoded by the coding sequence ATGCGGCTCCTGCACCTCGTCGTGATCTGCTCGCTGATCTTCGCGGCGGCCTATGTCTATCGCATCAAGATGGACTCGACCGCGCGCGTCGAGCGCGTGCTGCAGCTGCGCGCCGAAATCCGCGAGCAGCGCGAAGCCATCGCGATCCTGCGCTCGGAATGGGCCAAGCTCGATGCGCCGCTGCGTTTGCAGGGGCTGGTCGAGCGGCATCTGCCGCTGAAGCCGCTCAATGCCACGCAGTATGACAGCCTGAAAAATCTGCCGGAGCGTCCGCCGCGGTTCACCCGTCCGGACAATCCGGATCCGATCGGATCGATGATCGATACGATCGACGCGATCAATGAAGAGCCGCCCGTGACCGGATCCGTGCCTCGTCCGGAGGATCAGCAATGA
- a CDS encoding UDP-N-acetylmuramoyl-tripeptide--D-alanyl-D-alanine ligase: MTRALWTVAEAARALGLAGDYPETPIDFVTQDSRAVKPGSLFVALSGTPSGGFVSSFASSRDGWEFAANAEAAGAVAMIVPHRIEGITVPQLVVPDTLIDGLWALARGARARFHGPVIGLTGSAGKTSTKEFIAAYPGASASPSSFNNFWGVPLTLCNADPNASVWVVEMGMNQTGEIARLTELSKPTVALVVNVQPVHLEKLGSLEAIRKEKVSIACGLPADGVLVLPADLAAPEWTGKVIRFGGDAEVREVSHIARGESWDVTADIAGRRVAFALTPGAPHRLHNALAALASVTAAGLDPALLAQELGQVGIMTGRGVEQTVGDIVLIDDSFNGNPASMAAALDSLQARPVRGRRIAVIGDMLELGAEAPAYHADMVGHLADIDGVYCVGPLMRHLFDNLPREKRLGWHEDPVTLDAGQVAALLAPGDVVVIKGSKKIFWVNKFVSKLAAALPGRS; this comes from the coding sequence ATGACGAGGGCGCTGTGGACGGTGGCCGAGGCGGCGCGCGCGCTCGGCCTCGCCGGTGACTATCCGGAAACCCCGATCGATTTCGTCACGCAGGACAGCCGCGCGGTGAAGCCCGGCAGCCTGTTCGTCGCGCTCAGCGGCACACCGAGCGGCGGGTTCGTGTCGAGCTTTGCCTCCAGCCGCGACGGCTGGGAGTTCGCGGCGAATGCCGAGGCGGCCGGCGCGGTCGCGATGATCGTGCCGCACAGGATCGAGGGCATCACGGTTCCGCAACTCGTGGTGCCGGATACGCTGATCGATGGATTGTGGGCGCTGGCGCGCGGCGCACGGGCGCGCTTCCACGGCCCCGTGATCGGGCTGACCGGCAGCGCCGGCAAGACCTCGACCAAGGAGTTCATCGCGGCCTATCCCGGTGCCTCTGCAAGCCCGTCGAGCTTCAACAATTTCTGGGGCGTGCCGCTGACGCTCTGCAACGCCGATCCCAACGCTTCGGTCTGGGTCGTCGAGATGGGCATGAACCAGACAGGCGAGATCGCCCGGCTGACGGAGCTGTCAAAACCGACGGTGGCGCTGGTCGTCAACGTCCAGCCGGTGCACCTGGAGAAGCTCGGCAGCCTGGAAGCGATCAGGAAAGAGAAGGTCTCGATCGCGTGCGGCCTGCCGGCGGATGGCGTTCTCGTGCTGCCGGCCGATCTTGCGGCGCCGGAATGGACGGGCAAGGTGATCCGCTTCGGCGGCGATGCGGAGGTGCGCGAAGTCTCGCACATCGCGCGCGGCGAAAGCTGGGATGTGACAGCTGACATCGCCGGCCGCCGCGTCGCATTCGCGCTGACGCCGGGCGCGCCGCATCGCCTGCACAATGCGCTGGCGGCGCTCGCATCCGTGACGGCGGCCGGACTCGATCCCGCGTTGCTGGCGCAGGAACTCGGGCAGGTCGGCATCATGACGGGGCGCGGCGTCGAGCAGACCGTCGGCGACATCGTTCTGATCGACGACAGCTTCAACGGCAATCCCGCCAGCATGGCGGCCGCACTCGACAGCCTGCAGGCCCGGCCGGTGCGGGGACGTCGGATCGCCGTCATCGGCGACATGCTTGAGCTCGGTGCCGAAGCGCCGGCCTATCATGCCGATATGGTCGGGCATCTCGCTGATATCGACGGCGTCTATTGCGTCGGCCCGCTGATGCGTCACCTGTTCGACAACCTGCCGCGGGAGAAGCGGCTCGGCTGGCACGAGGATCCGGTGACACTGGATGCCGGGCAGGTTGCGGCACTGCTGGCTCCGGGCGACGTCGTGGTCATCAAGGGCAGCAAGAAGATCTTCTGGGTCAACAAATTCGTGTCGAAGCTCGCAGCGGCGCTGCCGGGCAGAAGTTGA
- the ftsW gene encoding putative lipid II flippase FtsW, which yields MLSREERNPLSDWWWTVDRPLLGAILALMLCGVILSLAASPPVATRIGLDPFHFFNRHVLFLLPSFIVLIGVSFLSPRQIRRSALVVFAIAIVLIVLTLAIGPEVKGSRRWITLVGVNIQASEAAKPAFVVVSAWLFSESARRPDMPATTMALTLLLMLVSLLVMEPDFGQTMLILMVWGSLFFIAGMRMIWVAGLAGAAAAGLFGAYLLVPHVAGRIKRFMNPASGDTFQVDTAMEAFSNGGWFGLGPGEGIAKRSLPDSHTDFVFAVAAEEFGIILCLALVALFAFIVIRTLSRAYATEDGFSRFAASGLAILFGIQAAINISVNLQLIPAKGMTLPFVSYGGSSIVSLAYGVGMMLALTRQRPRIEAEATDAAGSLRNYA from the coding sequence ATGCTCTCCCGTGAAGAACGCAATCCGCTGTCCGACTGGTGGTGGACGGTCGACCGGCCGCTGCTCGGCGCGATCCTGGCATTGATGCTGTGCGGGGTGATCCTGTCACTCGCGGCGAGCCCGCCGGTGGCGACCCGGATCGGGCTCGACCCGTTCCACTTCTTCAACCGCCACGTCCTGTTCCTGCTGCCGTCCTTCATCGTGCTGATCGGCGTCTCGTTCCTGTCGCCGCGCCAGATCCGGCGCAGCGCGCTGGTGGTGTTCGCGATCGCGATCGTGCTGATCGTGCTCACGCTCGCCATCGGCCCGGAGGTGAAGGGCTCACGGCGCTGGATCACGCTGGTGGGTGTCAACATCCAGGCCTCCGAGGCGGCAAAGCCGGCCTTCGTCGTGGTGTCCGCCTGGCTGTTTTCGGAATCGGCGCGGCGGCCCGACATGCCGGCGACGACGATGGCGCTGACGCTGCTGCTGATGCTGGTGTCGCTGCTGGTCATGGAGCCGGATTTCGGCCAGACCATGCTGATCCTGATGGTGTGGGGCTCGCTGTTCTTCATCGCCGGCATGCGCATGATCTGGGTCGCCGGCCTTGCGGGGGCCGCGGCCGCCGGGCTGTTCGGCGCCTACCTGCTGGTCCCGCACGTCGCCGGCCGCATCAAGCGCTTCATGAATCCGGCCTCCGGCGACACCTTCCAGGTCGACACCGCGATGGAGGCGTTTTCGAACGGCGGCTGGTTCGGGCTCGGGCCGGGCGAGGGCATCGCCAAGCGCAGCCTGCCGGATAGCCACACCGACTTCGTGTTCGCGGTCGCCGCCGAGGAATTCGGGATCATTCTCTGCCTGGCGCTGGTCGCGCTGTTCGCCTTCATCGTGATCCGCACGCTGTCGCGCGCCTATGCCACCGAGGATGGCTTTTCGCGCTTCGCAGCCTCGGGCCTGGCGATCCTGTTCGGCATCCAGGCGGCCATCAACATCTCGGTCAACCTGCAGCTGATCCCGGCCAAGGGCATGACCCTGCCGTTCGTCTCCTATGGCGGCTCCTCGATCGTGTCGCTCGCCTATGGCGTCGGCATGATGCTGGCGCTGACGCGGCAACGGCCGCGGATCGAGGCCGAGGCGACCGACGCGGCCGGCTCACTGCGCAACTATGCGTAA
- a CDS encoding UDP-N-acetylmuramoyl-L-alanyl-D-glutamate--2,6-diaminopimelate ligase, which yields MKIHDLLGDQATLDARIAAVEISGLAVDSRAVRPGDLFFALSGTKTDGARFIAAAIAAGAVAVAGAAGTGTGLAVPFIALANPRRALALASSRFYPRQPATIAAVTGTSGKTSVAAFTRQIWQRLGHSSASIGTIGLVSDKRTVYGSLTTPDPIALHRQIDEITQDGVTHLAFEASSHGLDQFRLDGVRVSAGGFTNLSRDHMDYHPDLAHYLNAKLRLFRDLVPPGGPAVISADHECSPEVIAAADARGLRLMTVGTHGDGAGAGIRLVAAAVDGFAQQLEIQHCGRIYFIRLPLVGAFQIENALVAAGLAIGTGSDPQAVFESLEKLEGAKGRLELVGEHNGAPIFIDYAHKPDALAKALHALRPYATRKLVVVFGAGGDRDTGKRPLMGAIAAEEADSIIVTDDNPRSEDPAAIRAAILAAAPGAREIGDRAEAIRVAISELQPGDALVIAGKGHETGQIIGSNVLHFSDHEAVADALASRAS from the coding sequence ATGAAAATTCACGACCTCCTGGGCGATCAGGCAACGCTCGACGCCCGCATCGCCGCAGTCGAGATCTCCGGCCTCGCCGTCGACAGCCGCGCGGTCCGGCCCGGCGACCTGTTTTTTGCCCTGTCCGGCACCAAGACCGATGGCGCCCGCTTCATCGCGGCCGCTATCGCGGCCGGTGCGGTCGCCGTGGCCGGTGCGGCGGGCACTGGAACAGGGCTGGCCGTTCCATTCATCGCCCTGGCGAACCCGCGGCGGGCGCTCGCGCTCGCTTCGTCTCGGTTCTATCCACGGCAGCCGGCGACGATCGCCGCCGTCACCGGCACCAGCGGCAAGACATCGGTCGCGGCGTTCACGCGGCAGATCTGGCAGAGGCTCGGTCACAGCTCGGCCAGCATCGGGACCATCGGGCTGGTATCGGACAAGCGCACTGTCTACGGCTCGCTGACGACGCCCGATCCGATCGCGCTGCATCGGCAGATCGACGAAATCACGCAGGATGGCGTGACGCATCTGGCGTTCGAGGCTTCCTCGCACGGGCTCGATCAATTCAGGCTCGACGGTGTCAGGGTGTCGGCCGGCGGGTTCACGAACCTGTCGCGGGACCACATGGACTACCATCCCGACCTTGCACATTATCTCAATGCCAAGCTCAGACTGTTCCGCGATCTCGTTCCGCCAGGCGGGCCGGCGGTGATCTCAGCCGATCATGAATGCTCGCCGGAGGTCATCGCCGCGGCGGATGCGCGCGGGCTTCGTCTGATGACGGTGGGGACGCACGGCGACGGCGCGGGGGCGGGCATCCGGCTGGTGGCCGCAGCGGTCGATGGATTCGCGCAACAACTCGAAATCCAGCATTGCGGCCGCATCTATTTCATCCGGCTGCCGCTGGTCGGCGCGTTTCAGATCGAGAATGCGCTGGTCGCCGCCGGCCTTGCCATCGGCACCGGCAGTGATCCGCAAGCGGTGTTCGAGTCGCTGGAGAAGCTCGAAGGCGCCAAGGGCAGGCTCGAGCTGGTCGGCGAGCACAATGGCGCACCCATATTCATCGACTACGCGCACAAGCCGGATGCGCTCGCCAAGGCGCTGCATGCGCTGCGGCCCTATGCCACGCGAAAACTCGTTGTCGTGTTCGGCGCCGGCGGCGACCGTGACACCGGCAAGCGCCCCTTGATGGGCGCGATCGCGGCCGAAGAGGCCGACAGCATCATCGTCACCGACGACAATCCGCGCAGCGAGGATCCGGCCGCGATCCGCGCCGCGATCCTGGCAGCCGCACCCGGCGCGCGCGAGATCGGCGACCGCGCCGAGGCGATCCGGGTTGCGATCAGCGAGCTGCAGCCCGGCGATGCGCTGGTGATCGCCGGCAAGGGCCACGAGACCGGACAGATCATCGGCAGCAATGTTCTGCATTTCAGCGATCATGAAGCGGTCGCGGACGCGTTGGCATCGAGGGCATCATGA
- a CDS encoding peptidoglycan D,D-transpeptidase FtsI family protein, translating into MTDQLRPRVKPQEPWRQRLVRTLLYGRNVDRTAKARARVGLAIIAFAAVYAVIGGRLVMFAVGSDGPSARRAAQQDAIATARPDIVDRNGAVLATDVKTPSLFAEPRRLIDKDEAIELLTATLPDLDTNEVRERMMSRKGFVWLKREMTPKQQQDIHRLGLPGVGFLRENKRVYPTGNEVAHLIGLVNIDNQGIAGMEKWLDNQGLADLHRAGFATDRLQRPIELSVDLRVEHALRDELLKAKDKFKTKAASGLVVNVRTGEIIAMVSLPDFDPNSPKEAHDPDRINRLTTGVYEMGSTFKAFTLAMALDSGKYDLNSLWDARGALHYGKFAIHDDEPKGRFLNMKEVFYFSSNVGAARIALAQGVEAHKAFLRKMGQFDRLRTELPESASPILPKRWSELNTITISFGHGMAVAPLQGVMGVSALVNGGYLIPPTFMKRTEAEAMQIAKRVIKPETSEKMRYLMRLNAEIGTAKHADVKGYYIGGKTGTAEKVINGRYAKKKVLTLFTAVIPADKPKYQLLIMLDEPQPLKETYGFITSGWNAVPTAGNVISRIGPLLGIEPRFDLPPSDRQILAASRLTQ; encoded by the coding sequence ATGACCGATCAGCTTCGGCCTCGCGTCAAGCCGCAGGAACCCTGGCGACAGCGACTGGTGCGCACGCTGCTGTACGGGCGCAATGTCGATCGCACCGCCAAGGCGCGCGCGCGCGTCGGCCTGGCGATCATCGCCTTCGCCGCCGTCTATGCCGTCATCGGCGGCCGGCTCGTGATGTTCGCAGTCGGCTCCGACGGCCCTAGCGCGCGGCGGGCTGCGCAGCAGGACGCCATTGCCACCGCGCGCCCCGATATCGTCGACCGCAACGGCGCCGTGCTGGCGACCGATGTCAAGACGCCGAGCCTGTTCGCCGAGCCACGCCGCCTCATCGACAAGGATGAGGCGATCGAGCTGCTCACCGCGACCTTGCCCGATCTCGATACGAACGAAGTGCGCGAGCGCATGATGTCGCGCAAGGGCTTCGTCTGGCTCAAGCGCGAGATGACGCCGAAGCAGCAGCAGGACATCCATCGCCTCGGCCTGCCGGGCGTCGGCTTCTTGCGGGAAAACAAGCGCGTCTATCCGACCGGCAACGAGGTTGCGCATCTGATCGGCCTGGTGAACATCGACAACCAGGGCATCGCCGGCATGGAGAAGTGGCTCGACAATCAGGGGCTCGCCGACCTGCACCGCGCCGGCTTCGCCACCGATCGCCTGCAACGGCCGATCGAGCTCTCGGTCGATCTGCGCGTCGAGCATGCGCTGCGCGACGAACTGCTCAAGGCCAAGGACAAGTTCAAGACCAAGGCGGCCTCCGGTCTCGTCGTCAACGTCAGGACCGGCGAGATCATCGCGATGGTGTCGCTGCCGGACTTCGATCCGAACAGCCCGAAAGAGGCGCATGATCCGGATCGGATCAACCGCCTGACGACGGGCGTCTACGAGATGGGCTCGACTTTCAAGGCCTTTACCCTGGCGATGGCGCTGGACAGCGGCAAGTACGATCTCAACTCGCTGTGGGATGCGCGCGGGGCGCTGCATTACGGCAAGTTCGCGATCCATGACGACGAGCCGAAGGGGCGCTTCCTCAACATGAAGGAGGTGTTCTACTTCTCCTCCAACGTCGGGGCGGCCCGGATCGCATTGGCGCAGGGCGTGGAAGCGCACAAGGCTTTCCTGCGCAAGATGGGCCAGTTCGACCGGTTGCGCACCGAGCTGCCGGAGAGCGCCTCGCCGATCCTGCCCAAGCGTTGGAGTGAATTGAACACGATCACGATCTCGTTCGGTCACGGCATGGCGGTGGCGCCGCTGCAGGGCGTGATGGGCGTCAGCGCGCTGGTCAATGGCGGCTACCTGATCCCGCCGACCTTCATGAAGCGCACCGAGGCCGAGGCGATGCAGATCGCCAAGCGCGTCATCAAGCCGGAGACCTCGGAGAAGATGCGCTACCTGATGCGTCTGAACGCCGAGATCGGCACCGCGAAACATGCCGACGTCAAGGGCTATTACATCGGCGGCAAGACCGGCACCGCCGAGAAGGTGATCAACGGCCGCTATGCCAAGAAGAAGGTGCTGACCCTCTTCACCGCCGTGATCCCGGCAGACAAGCCAAAATACCAGCTCCTGATCATGCTGGACGAGCCGCAGCCGCTCAAGGAAACCTACGGCTTCATCACCTCCGGCTGGAACGCGGTGCCGACCGCCGGCAATGTGATCTCCCGGATCGGGCCGTTATTGGGAATCGAGCCCCGTTTCGATCTGCCGCCGTCCGACCGCCAAATTCTTGCGGCATCGCGGCTGACACAGTAA
- the mraY gene encoding phospho-N-acetylmuramoyl-pentapeptide-transferase codes for MFYWLIELTNTFPSLSVFRGLLNVFRYITFRTGGAVVTGALFVFLFGPWIIDHLRLRQGKGQPIRTDGPQSHIISKKGTPTMGGLMILSGLVVSTVLWANPLNPYVWIVLAVTLGFGFVGFYDDYLKVTKQSHSGFAGRARLLIEAAIALVACYALVRLGRDPSSTGLAIPFFKDLVIKFGWLYVLFGAFVIVGAGNAVNLTDGLDGLAIVPVMIASASFGLIAYLAGNAVFSDYLQIHYVAGTGELAVLCGAVLGAGLGFLWFNAPPASIFMGDTGSLALGGMLGSIAIAVKHEIVLAVIGGLFVLEAVSVIVQVASFKLTGKRIFRMAPIHHHFEQLGWTEPQIVIRFWIISVMLALVGLSTLKLR; via the coding sequence ATGTTCTACTGGTTGATCGAGCTGACGAATACGTTTCCGAGCCTGTCGGTGTTTCGCGGGCTGCTGAACGTGTTCCGCTACATTACGTTCCGGACCGGCGGCGCCGTGGTCACCGGCGCGCTGTTCGTGTTCCTGTTCGGCCCCTGGATCATCGATCACCTGCGCTTGCGCCAGGGCAAGGGACAGCCGATCCGCACCGATGGCCCGCAATCGCATATCATCAGCAAGAAGGGCACGCCCACCATGGGCGGCCTGATGATCCTGTCCGGCCTCGTCGTCTCTACCGTACTGTGGGCCAACCCGCTCAATCCGTATGTCTGGATCGTGCTCGCGGTGACGCTCGGCTTCGGCTTCGTCGGCTTCTATGACGACTATCTGAAGGTCACCAAGCAGTCGCATTCCGGCTTTGCCGGCCGTGCACGGCTGCTGATCGAGGCCGCGATCGCGCTGGTGGCCTGCTATGCGCTGGTCAGGCTCGGGCGCGATCCATCCTCGACCGGGCTCGCCATTCCGTTCTTCAAGGATCTCGTCATCAAGTTCGGCTGGCTGTACGTTCTCTTCGGCGCCTTCGTCATCGTCGGCGCCGGCAATGCCGTCAACCTGACCGACGGGCTCGACGGCCTCGCGATCGTGCCGGTGATGATTGCCTCGGCGAGCTTCGGCCTGATCGCCTATCTCGCCGGCAACGCCGTGTTCTCCGACTATCTGCAGATCCACTATGTCGCGGGCACCGGCGAGCTCGCCGTGCTCTGCGGCGCGGTGCTTGGCGCCGGTCTCGGCTTCCTCTGGTTCAACGCCCCCCCGGCCTCGATCTTCATGGGCGACACCGGCTCGCTGGCGCTCGGCGGCATGCTCGGCTCGATCGCGATCGCGGTAAAACACGAGATCGTGCTGGCCGTGATCGGCGGCCTGTTCGTGCTCGAAGCGGTGTCGGTGATCGTGCAGGTGGCGTCGTTCAAGCTGACCGGCAAGCGCATCTTCAGGATGGCGCCGATCCACCATCATTTCGAGCAGCTCGGCTGGACCGAGCCGCAGATCGTGATCCGGTTCTGGATCATCTCGGTGATGCTGGCGCTGGTCGGCCTGTCGACCCTGAAGCTGCGCTGA